One region of Pyramidobacter sp. YE332 genomic DNA includes:
- a CDS encoding 8-oxo-dGTP diphosphatase, translating to MKITTLCYMERGGRWLMLHRTVKENDENRDKWIGVGGKLEEGESPEDCLRREVREETGCELTEFRFRGLVTFVSDRWGTEYMCLYTASGFTGRPHGCDEGALEWVPKDEVESLNLWEGDKIFLRLLAEDAPFFSLKLRYEGERLAEWVLNGRGAAKEKRDE from the coding sequence ATGAAGATCACCACGCTCTGTTACATGGAACGCGGCGGCCGCTGGCTGATGCTGCACCGCACCGTCAAGGAAAACGACGAGAACCGCGACAAGTGGATCGGCGTCGGCGGCAAGCTGGAAGAAGGGGAGAGCCCGGAAGACTGCCTGCGCCGCGAGGTGCGCGAAGAAACGGGCTGCGAGCTGACGGAATTTCGCTTCCGCGGTCTGGTCACGTTCGTGTCCGACCGCTGGGGCACGGAGTACATGTGCCTTTACACCGCCTCCGGCTTTACGGGGCGCCCGCACGGCTGCGACGAAGGCGCGCTCGAATGGGTGCCGAAGGACGAAGTCGAGTCGCTCAACCTCTGGGAAGGCGACAAAATATTTTTGCGCTTGCTCGCCGAGGACGCGCCGTTTTTTTCGCTCAAGCTGCGCTACGAAGGCGAGCGTCTGGCCGAGTGGGTTTTGAACGGCCGCGGCGCTGCGAAGGAGAAACGCGATGAATAA
- a CDS encoding DUF488 family protein, which produces MLHVVKTKRVYLPAEADDGFRALVDRLWPRGLSKEKAALDLWNKEVAPSAALRTWFAHDPARFAKFRADYLAELAGSPAAAAFAELCRERLKEGDVTLLFGAKDADRNQAVVLKEWLLSELGARR; this is translated from the coding sequence ATGCTTCACGTGGTGAAAACAAAGCGGGTGTATCTTCCGGCGGAGGCGGACGACGGCTTCCGAGCGCTCGTGGACCGGCTGTGGCCGCGCGGTCTTTCCAAAGAAAAGGCCGCCCTCGATCTGTGGAACAAGGAGGTCGCTCCCAGCGCGGCGCTGCGGACGTGGTTCGCCCACGATCCGGCGCGCTTCGCCAAGTTCCGCGCCGACTATCTGGCCGAACTGGCGGGCAGCCCCGCCGCAGCGGCATTCGCGGAACTTTGCCGCGAGCGCCTGAAGGAAGGGGACGTGACGCTGCTGTTCGGCGCCAAAGACGCTGACCGCAACCAGGCGGTCGTGCTCAAAGAATGGCTGCTGTCGGAGCTCGGCGCACGCCGCTGA
- a CDS encoding HAD family phosphatase encodes MNKRFAIFDMDGTLVDSMGYWQRMEREYLAGRGAPSGPALEALIARLKPMTLYDAARTVVAELGFSDTPESVVAGMNGVMRRHYERDVSLKPGAAEYLRRLNRRGAALCTASATSVPLVKLCLRRLGVDCEFRFLLSCEEVGASKNRPDVYLEAARRLGSAPAETAVFEDSLSALTTAKNAGFYAVAVYDAASAADWPALRALADECVVDWSKAAAEQRGSDPI; translated from the coding sequence ATGAATAAAAGATTCGCCATCTTCGACATGGACGGCACGCTCGTCGACTCCATGGGCTATTGGCAGCGCATGGAGCGCGAGTATCTGGCCGGGCGCGGCGCTCCCTCCGGGCCGGCGCTCGAGGCGCTGATCGCCCGCCTCAAGCCGATGACGCTGTACGACGCGGCGCGGACCGTCGTCGCCGAGCTGGGATTTTCGGACACGCCCGAGAGCGTCGTCGCTGGGATGAACGGCGTCATGCGCCGGCATTACGAGCGCGACGTTTCGCTCAAGCCCGGCGCGGCGGAGTACCTGCGGCGGCTCAACCGCCGCGGCGCAGCGCTTTGCACCGCTTCGGCCACCAGCGTGCCGCTCGTGAAATTATGCCTGCGCCGCCTCGGCGTCGACTGCGAATTCCGCTTTCTGCTCAGCTGCGAAGAAGTCGGCGCCAGCAAGAACCGTCCCGACGTGTACCTCGAAGCCGCCCGCCGCCTCGGTTCCGCCCCGGCGGAAACGGCCGTGTTCGAGGATTCGCTTTCCGCGCTGACGACGGCGAAGAACGCCGGCTTTTACGCCGTTGCCGTCTACGACGCCGCCAGCGCGGCCGACTGGCCGGCGCTGCGGGCTTTGGCCGACGAGTGCGTCGTCGACTGGAGCAAAGCGGCCGCTGAACAGCGCGGCTCCGATCCCATATGA